The Raphanus sativus cultivar WK10039 chromosome 6, ASM80110v3, whole genome shotgun sequence sequence CTTGCACTCCTCTATCACCAAAACCTCCTGGTACTAGAATACCATCAGCGCCCTGAAACAAGCAAAAATGCTGAGtccaatatatttttactgAAATTGGGATACCAGGGTCCATTAGAGTTAACTTACCTTCAAAAGATCCCATGCAGCTTTGTGAACATCAGGGGCCTGCAATGGTAGATCGTACCAAAGGCTCATGAGATTATTAAACACATATGTAGTTACAAtaagagaaacgaagacaaagACTCACTTCATGTGCTGTAATCTCTTCAAGGTCACTGGCTGCAACCCACTCTACAACGAGCTTCTTGTGGCATGCCACAGAAGCATGCAAAAGAGCCTgcagaaaaatgaaaaaaccaGTTTACAGAATCCTCAATGCAAGAGCCAGTTTTAAACTAAAGGTTGGGTTACAATGCATAACTCTATATGGTTTATTCAAGTATAAAAGATACCAGTTACCTTCAACACGGAAAGGTAAGAATCAGTAAGGCCAGTGTATTTTCCAACCATGGCAATTCTGACCTGTAAGAGAAGACCATTGAGAATAACTAATGGATTCCATTTATATAGACACTCTTGGCAttagaaacatatttttaagaAGTTATACTTACAGGATCTTGCAGCGAATCATAAATTTTAGTTCTTTCAGTCCATTCGGTCACGTCAGCCTCTACAGCTTTGCTGCATATTGCAGAAGAATCAAATGTCAATTAGTAGAGATAAAAGTCATCACAGGAAAAACGAAAAGATGGTTCAGAGACAAACCCAAGGAGGTTCAACTCTTTTAAGATTGCTCCATGAGCCTTTTGATCCTATTTTAAgagaagtttacaaaaaaaaaaaaattagcatcACAACAAGCTTCTTTGGTTTCATAAGTAGGGTTAGAAACTATCCAAGAGAAATTTACTCACCCTTAAAAGCAGTGGAACATGCCAGATGTTTGGAACGTCATAAAGCGTCACGATATTCTCTTCCTGTTCATTTGGACAGGGGTCATTTAATACGAGATCTAACCTTTCTACTCTAACAAATCTAAACGAACATCAACAACACATACCGGCACATGGCAAAACTGAGAGAGTTTCGTCTTGACATTGTCTTCAAGTGCCTGTTACGAAACAAGAACTCGtaagatgaaaaatcaaaatccaTGGCTATTCATTAACACTACAGGACACTGAAAAGTATTGGAGAGACCATTAATACCTTGGTGCTGCGACATGCTAGGATATTTGGTATCAACCCAAGGCTCCTGAGTTCTCGCACACTATGCTGTGTTGGCTTCGTCTTCTGCAATTACACATGTTGATTGATACCTCTCAACtgttacaaattaataaaaaaatagaatctcCATGGAAGATATCAAaaccatattaaaaaaattacctgTTCACCAACAACACTGAGAACAGGCACAAGACTCACATGAACCAAGCAGAAATTACCAGGTCCTATAACAAACAACAGACATAACAGTGACGGAGCCGATAATCAATAGCCTCAAAAACAACTACTGCACCTTAGAGACATCAAAGCTTACCAACTTTATAGGAGAATTGACCAAGAGCTTCAATGAAGGGCATAGATTCAATATCACCTGCACAGaacataagtaaataaaaagccGCTCATCTAAGAAAATGTCATGAATGGTAATATCAACCATACAAACAGTACCTATAGTCCCGCCTAATTCGATCACACACACATCAGGAGGGCCTTCCTTTCCATCCACAGGAACATTAGCTACACGCTCAATCCACTCTTGGATCGCATCAGTAATATGCGGAACCACCTTAaagaaaagtttaaaaaaaaaaaaaagctttgttCAAACACTCAAATCAAACTATAACCAGAATAAAGTTAAGAGCACAAGTAGATAATGCACGAACCTGTACAGTTCTTCCAAGGTAGTCCCCTTTTCTCTCCTTGTCAATAACCGACTGCAAAAAATAAACAGGACAAAAACTTTGTAAAACCAGGTTCTAACAATGAGATAAGTAATGAGGCGGTAGTAGAGAGATACCTGGTATATTTTTCCGGTTGTTAAATTGTTGTCACGGGTCAAAGTACTGTCTAAAAACCGCTCATAGTTTCCAAGGTCCAAGTCCACCTAAAAACGTTTTAACCAATTAAATAGGTTAAGCAGCAATAGAGGAGATAAAATCACAAATCTGACATACCTCACCACCATCATCCAAAACAAACACTTCTCCATGCTCAAACGGAGACATTGTTCCAGCATCAGTATTAAGATAAGGATCTGCACCAAGAATGTAAAAAAATGATCATGCAAGCTTTCAACCACAGAACCAgtctaaaaaaaaagtttaatagtTTCTACAATTAACTCCATTAGTCACTACAACAAGTCATTACCTATAAAAATGATCATGTAAGCTACAACTAAAGAACCCATCAGAAAAGTTCAATCCTTTCTACAAATTAACTCCATTAGGCCGCAGCACAAACACAATGTAAAAGAAAGGAATCTCACCAATCTTGATGGAAGTAACACGGAGACCACAGGCTTGAAGGAGAAGTCCAATGCTACTTGCAGTGACTCCTTTCCCAAGTCCACTCACCACTCCTCCCGTTACCAAAACGtacttcattttcttcttttgtcttcttcttcttcttcacctaaatcatcaaaaacagAGAACAAGATAAACATAAAGAACCCTTCTCAGAGATAAGCAATCTCTTCTTAACACTACCTTCGTCTAAAAAGCAATGCAAGGCGGCGGCTAATAACCTGCGAGACTCCCTCTCTCCTATTTAAAGccaaccaacaaaaaaaaactttttttataattttaacaaataaagcATCACTGTGGCTTTGACCCTTTCagtaaaagataataaaacagTAGATTTCAATCAAATCCTACTGGTCAAAAAcaaaatacttatttatttttgactgttaaacttttttatgtttcataataGTATTAGGGTTTGTGATTTTGTGGGAAGTTGCTTCCATTTTTGTGTTATATGAAAACGCAAAGAAGGTTTTGGATAGCCTGT is a genomic window containing:
- the LOC108812600 gene encoding uncharacterized protein LOC108812600; the protein is MKYVLVTGGVVSGLGKGVTASSIGLLLQACGLRVTSIKIDPYLNTDAGTMSPFEHGEVFVLDDGGEVDLDLGNYERFLDSTLTRDNNLTTGKIYQSVIDKERKGDYLGRTVQVVPHITDAIQEWIERVANVPVDGKEGPPDVCVIELGGTIGDIESMPFIEALGQFSYKVGPGNFCLVHVSLVPVLSVVGEQKTKPTQHSVRELRSLGLIPNILACRSTKALEDNVKTKLSQFCHVPEENIVTLYDVPNIWHVPLLLRDQKAHGAILKELNLLGKAVEADVTEWTERTKIYDSLQDPVRIAMVGKYTGLTDSYLSVLKALLHASVACHKKLVVEWVAASDLEEITAHEAPDVHKAAWDLLKGADGILVPGGFGDRGVQGKILATKYARESQVPFLGICLGMQLAVVEFARSILGYKDANSTEFEPETSSPCVIFMPEGSTTHMGGTMRLGSRRTHFQVPDCKSAKLYGNAKFVDERHRHRYEVNPDMISEIENAGLSFVGKDGTGRRMEIVELQNHPYFVGAQFHPEFKSRPGKPSALFLGLIAAASGCLEAVLQATGKMNKVFINGVANGTTTGKVYHNGNVYSNGNGLHH